The following proteins come from a genomic window of Corallococcus sp. NCRR:
- a CDS encoding lysyl oxidase family protein — translation MRIRGALTCAVMLSLSVGCKDDPTPRPDAGVPDAGSQDDAGTAGPTLSETPRWEVEGDGLEPKECFGRGVALGDLDGDGRQDLVVISPPCTSGPTNPGRVMVYPGEASYFSRTPVTSRLSWVHPSPRTSGYQMTVGTGDVDGDAYADVVVKSYYGVSVYKGGPDLSQVFAQPLFRVPDSPTTRFGIARLLDVDGDGLDDLVVSTFTGSTTVYRATPGGKEGPFTNVRVLSGYAQPAGDTDGDGAQDLLIPLYDAENSQGLFLGCKADSTRVCDGPLTTQPVWKGTAESMRGIPDLNGDGRPEVLAGLRGSVRLHLSDASVQGYSATPVWTLMDDPTFPSVAAQSATVGAMAEGGTGHDFVLASLGRVYLFRPTHDVSGPLEPVWSWPRANRLLPQTMLGFTLPSVASPGDLDGDGFDDLVVGLSQENDGTRAPGRVRVYGGGAVPDSEEPAPALMPTKTCGLQVDPVNGKPDLTVDRDVIARSLYIERRAFAEDSCEVREGCVPAGGERRLLRFTTSIVNLGTAPAVVPSPQERPDLFVYDECHQHDHLVNFAGYDLKDAAGNSLSVGRKQGFYMVDFTQYCADGTPFSWYDPRTGISPGWSDVYTADTACQWLDVTDTPDGDYTVRVGVDENHIIDELDALPNEATVKVRLKGDTVTVLP, via the coding sequence ATGCGGATCCGTGGAGCGCTGACCTGCGCCGTGATGCTGTCCCTGTCGGTGGGCTGCAAGGATGACCCGACGCCCCGGCCCGACGCGGGAGTCCCGGACGCGGGCTCCCAGGACGACGCCGGCACCGCCGGGCCCACCCTCTCGGAGACGCCTCGCTGGGAGGTCGAAGGGGATGGGCTCGAACCGAAGGAGTGCTTCGGCCGCGGCGTGGCGCTGGGCGACCTCGACGGCGATGGCCGCCAGGACCTGGTGGTGATTTCTCCGCCGTGCACCAGCGGCCCCACCAACCCCGGCCGCGTGATGGTGTACCCCGGCGAGGCGTCCTACTTCTCCAGGACGCCCGTCACCTCCAGGCTGTCATGGGTGCATCCCAGCCCGCGCACGTCGGGCTACCAGATGACGGTGGGCACGGGCGACGTCGACGGGGACGCGTACGCGGACGTGGTGGTGAAGAGCTACTACGGCGTCAGCGTCTACAAGGGCGGACCGGACCTGTCCCAGGTGTTCGCCCAGCCGCTGTTCCGCGTGCCGGACTCCCCGACCACGCGCTTCGGCATCGCGCGGCTGCTGGACGTGGATGGGGACGGGCTGGACGACCTCGTCGTCTCCACCTTCACCGGGAGCACCACCGTCTACCGCGCGACGCCCGGCGGGAAGGAGGGCCCCTTCACCAACGTCCGCGTGCTGTCCGGCTACGCGCAGCCCGCGGGAGACACGGACGGGGACGGCGCCCAGGACCTGCTCATCCCCCTGTACGACGCGGAGAACAGCCAGGGCCTCTTCCTGGGCTGCAAGGCGGACAGCACGCGTGTCTGTGATGGACCGCTCACCACGCAGCCCGTGTGGAAGGGCACGGCGGAGAGCATGAGAGGGATTCCGGACCTGAACGGGGACGGACGCCCGGAGGTGCTCGCGGGGCTCCGGGGCAGCGTGCGCCTGCACCTGTCCGACGCCTCCGTGCAGGGCTACTCCGCCACGCCCGTGTGGACGTTGATGGACGACCCCACCTTCCCCAGCGTGGCCGCCCAGAGCGCCACGGTGGGCGCCATGGCGGAGGGCGGCACGGGCCACGACTTCGTGCTCGCCTCGCTGGGGCGGGTGTACCTCTTCCGCCCCACGCACGACGTGTCCGGTCCGCTGGAGCCGGTGTGGTCGTGGCCGCGCGCCAACCGCCTCCTGCCCCAGACGATGCTGGGCTTCACCCTCCCCAGCGTGGCCAGCCCCGGCGACCTGGACGGGGATGGGTTCGACGACCTGGTGGTGGGCCTCTCGCAGGAGAACGACGGCACACGCGCCCCGGGCCGGGTGCGGGTGTACGGCGGCGGCGCGGTGCCGGACTCGGAGGAGCCAGCGCCCGCGCTGATGCCCACGAAGACGTGCGGCCTCCAGGTGGATCCGGTGAACGGCAAGCCGGACCTCACGGTGGACCGGGACGTCATCGCCCGCTCGCTCTACATCGAGCGGCGCGCCTTCGCGGAGGACTCCTGCGAGGTGCGTGAAGGGTGCGTGCCCGCGGGCGGCGAGCGGCGCCTCCTGCGCTTCACCACCTCCATCGTGAACCTGGGCACCGCGCCGGCGGTGGTGCCCTCCCCGCAGGAGCGCCCGGACCTCTTCGTCTACGACGAGTGCCACCAGCACGACCACCTGGTGAACTTCGCCGGCTACGACCTGAAGGACGCCGCCGGCAACTCCCTGTCCGTGGGGCGCAAGCAGGGCTTCTACATGGTGGACTTCACCCAGTACTGCGCGGACGGCACGCCGTTCTCCTGGTACGACCCGCGCACGGGCATCTCGCCGGGCTGGTCGGACGTCTACACGGCGGACACCGCCTGCCAGTGGCTGGACGTCACGGACACCCCGGACGGCGACTACACCGTGCGCGTGGGCGTGGATGAGAACCACATCATCGATGAGCTGGACGCGCTCCCCAACGAGGCCACCGTCAAGGTGCGCCTGAAGGGGGACACCGTGACCGTGCTGCCCTGA